A window of the Microvirgula aerodenitrificans DSM 15089 genome harbors these coding sequences:
- the speB gene encoding agmatinase, whose protein sequence is MTDILGDGAMRRQGLYGSNIENTYAGVLSFMRRNYTRDLRGVDVAVSGVPLDLATTFRPGARLGPAAVRAASVQLAELKPFPWGFDPFDDLAVIDYGDCWFDAHNPLTIKKSIVDHARTIIDSGAKMLTFGGDHYITYPLLTAHAEKYGKPLSLIHFDAHCDTWPDDEPDSLNHGTMFYKAIREGLIDPARSVQIGIRTWNDDFMGMQMLDAPTVHEIGCAEVLRRIKAIVGDNPTYLTFDIDCLDPAFAPGTGTPVPGGLSSAQALQIIRGMEDVNLVGMDVVEVSPPFDQSEITAISAAHIAVDLLCVLRNRKLAGKL, encoded by the coding sequence ATGACTGACATTCTTGGCGATGGCGCGATGCGCCGTCAGGGCCTGTACGGCTCGAATATCGAAAATACCTACGCAGGCGTGCTGTCGTTCATGCGCCGCAACTACACGCGCGACCTGCGCGGTGTCGACGTCGCCGTCAGCGGCGTGCCGCTGGATCTGGCGACCACTTTCCGTCCCGGCGCCCGCCTCGGGCCGGCGGCGGTGCGTGCCGCGTCGGTGCAACTGGCCGAACTGAAACCGTTCCCGTGGGGCTTCGACCCGTTCGATGACCTGGCGGTGATCGATTACGGCGACTGCTGGTTCGATGCGCACAATCCGCTGACGATCAAGAAAAGCATCGTCGACCATGCGCGCACCATTATCGACAGCGGCGCGAAGATGCTGACCTTTGGCGGCGACCATTACATCACCTACCCGCTGCTGACCGCACATGCGGAAAAATACGGCAAGCCGCTGTCGCTGATCCACTTCGATGCGCATTGCGATACCTGGCCGGACGATGAGCCGGACAGCCTGAATCACGGCACCATGTTCTACAAGGCGATCCGGGAAGGCCTGATCGACCCGGCGCGCTCGGTGCAGATCGGCATCCGCACCTGGAACGACGACTTCATGGGCATGCAGATGCTCGACGCGCCGACCGTGCATGAAATCGGCTGTGCCGAAGTGCTGCGCCGGATCAAGGCCATCGTCGGCGACAATCCGACCTATCTGACCTTCGACATCGACTGCCTGGACCCGGCCTTTGCACCGGGCACCGGCACGCCGGTTCCGGGCGGCCTGAGCAGTGCGCAGGCGCTGCAGATCATCCGCGGCATGGAAGACGTCAACCTGGTCGGCATGGACGTGGTTGAAGTGTCGCCGCCGTTCGACCAGAGCGAAATCACCGCCATTTCGGCGGCGCATATCGCCGTCGACCTGCTGTGCGTGCTGCGCAACCGCAAGCTGGCAGGCAAGCTGTAA